The Archangium primigenium genomic interval GGGACTGCCGGCGTCCGGCGCGCCCGCGTCCGGCGTGCCCGCGTCGACCTCGCCCGCGTCGGTGGAGGCATCCGGCGCCTCGCCCGCGTCAGGCGTGCCCGCGTCGTCCTCGCCCGCATCGGTGGAGGCATCCGGGAGTTCCCCCGCATCCGGAAGGCCCGCGTCGTCCTCGCCTGCGTCAGGCGTGCCCGCGTCGTACTCGCCCGCGTCCTCGGGCGCTCCGGCGTCCACCGCCGTGCCCGCGTCGCTTCCCGCATCGGTCGGGTCGGTCTCCGTGGAGGCGTCGGGCGGGGGCGGGGGCGTCCCGGCATCGCCTGGGCCCTCGCCGGAGCCTCCATCCTCGGTGGGCGCGGGGTTCTCCACCTCCGGCTCCGGGGGAGACGCGCTCCCTCCACAGTGCGTCAACGCGAGGACTCCGAGCACCGAGGCAACGACGAACCACTTCTTCAAGGGCACTTCTCCCGTGCGGCGAGTGACGTTGCCGCCACCGCCGTTCAGGCCCAGAAGGCCACGAGGGCACCCACGGCGGTGGCCAGCACGTTGACGGTATCATTGCCCAGCCAGGACCAGCCCCGGAGCGGCCGGGTGGGGTGGCCACAATGGTGGAGCCGGCGCTCGGTCTCGCGCGCGCAGTGTTCGCACCACCGCACGTCCTGTGCGGTCGCGCCCAGGGCGCTGTCGGCCAGCGAGCCCGCCACGCCCGCCCCGACAATCCAGGGCAGCGCCGTCCACGACACGCCCGCGAGCACGGCGAGCACGCCCACGAAGGCCGCGCCGCCCGTGGAGGCCAGCATGCCCAGGCCCGACACCGCGCCCGAGGTGCCCGGCGCCACGGTCCGCCAGGTCGTCACCAGCCGGGGCGCCGAGCGCGAGAGCACGCCCAGCTCCGTGGCCCACGTGTCCGCGTTGGCGGCGGCGAACGCGCCCAGCATGGCCAGCAGGTAGCGCGCGTCGCCCGTGACGCCCAGGAGCACGGCGGCCAGCGCCCCCACGCCTCCGTTGGCCAGGGCCTGGCCGAGGTCGCGCGTGCCCGTCTTGGCATACTCGGCCTCGACGCCGGCCTTGCGCGCGCGAAATGCCTTGGACAGCGCGCTGGAGGAGATGAAGAAGCCGAGCAGGGCGACCGTGCCCACCGCGCCAGCGAGGCCGAACACGGGCGTGCCGATGAGCAGCGCGCCGAGCACGCCGCTGGGCGTGAGCGAGCCGCGCCGCCACGAGGCGATGCCAATGGCCAGGGCACACGCCGCGCCCACGCCCAGGCCGGTGGCCAGCGCGGCGGGCGTCCACGCGAGCACGGCGGCGGCGGCCAGGGGCACCCAGAGGTTGTCGCGGCCCCGCGAGCCGAGCGCCTCGGCGACGGCGGCCACCACGGCGCACAGCAGGGCCAGGGAGACGCGGGGCATGTCCGGCGACAGGCCCGGCAGCCAGGTGAGGGCGGCGAGCACGGACAGGAAGGTGCCCGCGAGCAGCGCGAGCGAGCCCTCCAGACTCTTGGTCTCCCCGCCGAGCGTCGCGTACGGGTGGCGCCCGAAGCGTCGGCCCACGAGCGACGCCAGCGCATCACCCACCGCCATGGCGAGCACGCCGCCGGCCGCCACCGCGGGCCGATCCCACGCGAACCACAGCACGGCCGAGAACGACAGCGCGAACCAGACCGTGCCCAGGTTGTCGGCGGGGGCCTCCACCGCGCGCAGCAGCCGCTGGCGGTGGATGAACCAGTTGCCCACGGCGGCGGTGAGCGAGGGCACCACGGCCCACTCCCGGTGCTCGAAGAGCGCCAGGGCACCGAAGACCCACAGGCCCACGCCCACGTGGATGAACTTGCGCGCCCACTCCCGGGGAGCGCCCCGGCGGGCGGCCACTTCACCACCCAGCACGCACACGCCCACGTAGGCGTAGGACAGCAGCAGCGCTTGGAGATCCCGGCTCATGCCTTAGAAGAACACGTTCATCAGCAGGCCGGTGGTGCCGAAGGGGATGCCGATGGTGCTGCCCCCGTTCTCGAAGCGCAGCGCGAGCCCGAGCGTGCCCGCCACGCTGACGCGGGGCACGAAGAAGTACTCGACGCCCAGGCCCGCCTTGGCCCCGAAGTCGATGTCGCCGTCATAGGCGAACTCGAGCCCGCCCTCGGCGAAGGGCCGCAGCGTGCCGGTGGTGAGGTGGTGGCGGAACACGGCATCCACCGACAGCCGGGCCGCCACGTCCGGCTTGAGGCCCACGATGAAGCCCAGGTTGAGGCGCAGCGAGTCCACCGGGCTGACGAACAGGAAGCCGCCCACGGTGGGCAGGGCGTTCACGCCGAACACGATGCCCTTGGCGCCCTCGGCCGCGGCGGTGCCATCCGACGCCTTGTCGTCCTCGGCCGTGGACACGGAGGGCTCCTCGCGCGCGGCGACGCGCTCGGCCGACTTGGAGGTGGACTCGGCGGCGCGCTCGGCCGTCTTCGCGGGCGCGGCGGCGAGGGCGGCGGAGGACACGAGGCACAGGGCGGCGGAGGACAGCAGGGCGAGACGCATGGTGGGCTCCTGGGAGAGGGGTCGACTGGCGACGGCCTTATAGTCCTTTCGCGCGGAGTGCGGGGTCAGCGCGTCGGCCCCGTGTGCCGCGCGCGCAGCCGGGGAATCAACGCCCAGGCCTCGGCCGCCGTGGCGACGTGGTGGATCTTCTCGAAGACGTTGTCGTCGGAGTGCGGGTACAGGCGGCTGGCGAGCGCGAGCCCCTTGGCCAGCGCCCGGTGCAGCAGCCGCCCCCCGATGTAGATGTTCCCCACGACCCAGGACATGGGCAGGTTCTCGCTGAGGTAGCGCGCGGCCTCGGGATCCAGGCGGCCAATGGCGTCGAGCTCGGCCACGAAGATGAAGGGCCGGACCTCACGCATCTCCTGGTAGATGGCCAGGGCGCCCCGGACATTCTCGAGCGTGAGCGGCCCGTTGAAGCGCGTCCAGAAGATGTCGGGTGGCTCGAAGCGGACGGTGTGCTGCTCCAGTTTCCAATCGCGTGGGCCCGGCGGCATGTGTGTCCTCCGGGCCCAGCCTAGCGTGGATGTCACCCATCAGGGTGGGTAGGTGCGCTCAGCGGCTCCGCCGGCCTCCACCGCCCCGGCCCCGCGAGGCGCCGCCCGCTCCCCGAGGCGCCCCTCCCGAGCGGCCACCGGGCTTGCCGCCACCGGGCCTGCCACCGCTGGCCCTGCTCCCGCCCGGCTTGCCCCTGCTCCCGCCCGGCTTGCCGCCCGCCGCGGGACGACGCCCCGGTGCCCGGCTCGGGCGCTCGGCGTCCCGGGCCTCCCCGCGCGCCGTTCCGGGCCGCTTCCCCCGCGTCTTGCCCGCGCTCCGGGAAGGCGCCGCGCCCGCGCGCTCGCGCGACTCCGGCCGGGCGAATCCGCCCTCCCGAGCGGGCTTGCGCTCCCGGGGGGCCTTGCCTTCCCGAACGGGCTTGCGCTCCCGAGCGGGCTTCTTGGCCGGACGCTCGGGGCGCGGCTCGTCCAGGGCGTCCAGCAGGGAGTCCTCCTCGCTGCGGGCGCGGAAGGCGTCCAGCGCCTCGCGGAAGGCGGCGTCCTTGCGGGGCACCTCGACGCGCGGCAGGCGCATCCGGGTGATGCGCTCGATGGCCACCACCGTCTCCTCGTCGCGCTCGGTGAGGAAGGAGGACGCGCGTCCGCTCGCCCCGGCGCGCGCCGTGCGGCCAATGCGGTGCACGTAGTCCTCGGGCGAGTGGGGCAGGTCGAAGTTGATGACGTGGCCGATGTCGTCCACGTCCAGGCCGCGCGAGGCGATGTCCGTGGCCACCATGCAGCGGTACTGGCCGCGCCGGAAGCCCTCGAGCGCCTGGCGGCGCTGGCCCTGGGTGCGATCGGAGTGGATGAGGGCCGTCTTGTAGCCCGCGTTCTTCAGGTAGCCCTGCACCTTCTCGGCGCGCTCGCGGGTGCGGGTGAAGACGAGCGTGCTGAGCTGATCCTTGGCGAGCAGGGTGAGCAGCAGGGGGTACTTCTCCTCGGAGGAGACGTCGTACACGCGCTGCACGGCGCGCGCGGCGGGCGTGCCGCTGGGCGTCACCTCCACCTTGACGGGCCGGCGCAGCGTCTCCTGGGCGAAGCGCGTCACGTTGTGGCCGAGCGTGGCGGAGAACAGCAGCGTCTGGCGCTCGCGGGGCAGGGCGGCGAGCACCTGCTCCAGCTCGGGCGCGAAGCCCATCTCCAGCATGCGGTCCGCCTCGTCGAGCACGAGCACGCGCACGGTGGACAGGGTCACCCGGCCCTCGCGCAGCAGGTCGGCCAGGCGGCCCGGCGTGGCGATGAGCAGCGAGGGCTTGGCGCGCAGCTCCTCCACCTGGCCGGCCATGTCCGTGCCGCCGATGATGACCGCCTGGGTGAGGCCGCGCGGCGCGCCGAAGAAGGACGCCTCGCCGGCGATCTGCTGCACGAGCTCGCGCGTGGGGGCGAGCACCAGGCCCGTGGGCCCGGCGTCCGTGGCCTTCAGCCGCTCGACGAGGGGCAGGAGGTAGGCGGCGGTCTTGCCGGTGCCGGTGATGGCGCAGCCGATGACGTCGCGGCCGGCGAGCGCGGGCGGAATGGCCTGGGCCTGGATGGGGGTGGGGGAGGCGAAACGGGCACGCCGCACCGCATCGAGGGACTCAGGGGACAGACCGAGGGACTGGAAGGAGGAGCTCACCCGGGCGGGGCTATCACAAAACCTCCTCGAAAACCGCCCCGGCGCGCGCTAGAGCGGGCTCCCAGCGAGACGACGGGGGAAGTCATGGCACTGTGGGGTGGCATCGAAGCGGGTGGGACGAAGTTCGTGTGCGCGGTGGGCAGCGGCCCGGAGGACGTCCGCGCCACGGCGCGCATCGCCACCACCACGCCCGAGGCCACGGTGGGCGAGGCCCTGGCCTTCTTCCAGGCCCAGCAGCGCGCGCTCGGGCCGCTCACCGCCCTGGGCATCGCGTCCTTCGGGCCCGTGGAGCTCCACCCGGAGTCGCCCCGCCATGGCTTCATCACCTCCACGGCCAAGCCGGGCTGGCGCGACACGGACGTGGTGGGCCCGTTCCGGCGCGCGCTCGGGGTGCCCGTGGGCTTCGACACGGACGTGAACGGCGCCGCGCTCGCCGAGCACCGCTGGGGCGCCGCCCAGGGGCTCGACACCTTCGTCTACCTCACGGTGGGCACGGGCATCGGCGGCGGGGCGCTCGTCAACGGCCGGATGCTGCACGGCCTGCTCCACCCGGAGATGGGGCACTTCCGCCTGCCGCGCGACCCCCAGGCGGACCCCTTTCCGGGCGCTTGCCCCTTTCACGGCGACTGCCTCGAGGGGCTCGCCTCGGGGCCGGCCATGGAGAAGCGCTGGGGGCGGCCCGCCGGGGAGCTGCCCGCGGAGCATCCCGCGTGGGCGCTCCAGGCGAACTACCTGGCGCTCGCCCTGAGCAGCTACATCTGCACCCTGTCCCCCCAGCGCATCATCCTGGGGGGCGGGGTGATGGCCCAGCGGCACCTCTTCCCGCTCGTGCACGCGGGGGTGCGCCGGGTCCTCAACGACTACATCCAGGCGCCCGCGCTCACCGAGCGCATCGCCGAGTACATCGTGCCGCCCGCGCTGGGAGACCGCGCGGGCGTGCTCGGGGCGCTGGCCCTGGCGCGGGCCGCCGCCTGAGCCGGGCGCCTACTTCCAGCCCGGCAGCTCGTCGCGCGTGAGCACGTTGTCGGCGCCGTAGACGGCCTTGAGCTCCGCGGCCGAGTTGCGGTCGTAGACGAGCTCGGACCAGCCCATGAAGAAGACCCAGCGCGGCTGGTTGCGCAGCTCGCTGGCGCCAGGCAGCCGGTCGCACTCGCCAATGGCGATGGGCTTGTTGCCCGCCACCGCGAGCATGGCGTCGTACTTGGCCTTGGTGAAGCCATCACCGTTGTAGAAGTCGAGCGCGGCGATGTCCCAGTACGCGTCCCCCGGGTTGTAGTCGTTGAAGTTCCAGCTCAGGTCCTGCACGTCCCAGACCCAGATGAGGTTGTCGATGCCCTTGGTCTTGGTCAGGTAGTCGTGCGTCATCTGGTACAGGCGGCGCGTGCCCTGCGCGCCCGTGCGGCCGCCCCACCAGAACACGCCCTGGTTCATCTCGTGGTAGGGCCGGAAGAGCGCCGCCACGCCGTTGTTCTTCAAGTCCTGGAGGTAGGGCACCAGCCTGTCCACCCGCGACTTCCAGACGCGGTTGAGGTTGGAGCCGTCCGTGAGCAGCTCGTTCCACTGGCTGTCACTCAGCTTGCTGACAACGCCGCCCTGCCAGGCGCACGCCTCACCCTGGGTGGGCGGGCAGGAGTGCCACATGAGCTGCACCACGGCGCCCGCGGCGAACTGCTTCTTCGCCTCGTTGATCATCGTCCCGCGGCTGTCGATGTTCTCCTGCTGGAAGAGGAAGTCGCCGCTCCACAGGCCCGGCCAGCGGCCCGTGGTGCCGTTGATGGCGTTGGTCCACTTGGCGGGCTCCCAGTTGGGCTCGCGGTTGTGCTGGCCGGCGATCGTCTTCGTGCCCGAGATGCCCTGGATGTAGTTGAGCACCCGCTGCTTGGGCGTGGTGCCCGAGGGCGGAGGCGTCGTGCCGGGCACCAGGAGCGTGAGCGTCTCCCACTCGCGCACGGACACGCCGGTGGCGAGCACGTCGCCGCCACCCGAGTCGATGGCGCTCAGGTACTGGCCGCCGAGCGTCGTCTGCAGGGCGACCTTGTCCCCGGCGGCGATGGTGCCCGTGCCGCCCACCTTGACCAGGCGGAACTCCTCCCAGCCCAGGGCGTGCGGCGCGTTGACGTAGACGGCGCCGCCGCCGCCCTTGTCGGCCGAGACCCACTGCCCGCCGAGCCCCCGCAGCGTCACCACGTCGCCGCTCTGCAGCGTGCCGCCGTTGAGGTCCGTGAGGGTGAAGGTCTCCCACTCCTTGGCCCAGGTGCTGTAGGCCTGGAGCGCGGCGCCACCGCCCTTGTCGGCGACGAGGTAGTGGCCCGAGTACGCGCGCAGGTTCACCGTGAGCTGGCTCGGGGCGAGCGCCGCCGTGTCCTGGGCCGTATCAGGCGGGGGGGCGGGGGAGGGCTCACCGCCGGTGCATCCGACGGTGGCCGTGACGAGCAGCGCGGCGAGCGCGCCGCGCCGGGGGAAGGTCGTGGGCTTCATGGGTGGGGTTCTCGGGAGCGGACCGGAGGGGACTACTGCGCCACGAGCTCGAACTGATCGAACGCGGCCCAGTTCTGCGCCTGGGCATCGCTGTAGACACCCACCTCGATGGCGCCGCTGGTCACCGGGATGTTGCTGATGGTGTACTTCGTCCAGGCGGACACGGCGCCCGAGCCGATCTCGGCCGTGACCTCGGCGCCGCCGTGGTTCTTCGCGTACAGGCGCAGCGCATTCTGGCCGCCGCTCGAGCGCGCCCAGACGCTGGCGCGGTAGGTGCCGTTGGCGAGGCTCTTGGACTGGCCGCTCACCTGCTGGTAGGCGGCGGAGGCGTAGTGGGTGAGCTTGGAGGCGCCCGTGTACGGGAAGTCCGTGTCCACCTTGTGCGCGAGCACGCTGTTGTGCCACTCGGAGTTCCAGCTGGTGAGCCCGCTCTCGAAGCCCTCGTTGGCCAGCAGGTTCTGGCCCGTGGGGGGCTGCGTGGTGCCGCCCTGCGCCTTCTGCGCGATGGCGGTCAGCAGCGAGGCGCTGCCCTTGGCGTCATCGGAGATGTCCCAGATCATCACGCCGCCGGCGCGCTGCAGGGCGAGCGTCGTCTTGGACTGGATGGTGGCGATGCCGTTGTAATAGACGTCGCCGACGTTGTCCTTGTACGGGGCCTGGGAGTCACGGGCGACCAGCGCGGCGTAGCCCACGTAGGACGAAGGCGAGCGGCCGTAGAACGGCACGCCGAGCACGGCCTTGTCCTTGGGCAGCCCGCGGCCGAGCCAGTAGTCCAGCGACTGCACCGCGTAGGTGTACGTGGAGTGGGGCTGGCCGCCGTCGTAGGCCATGATGTTGAGGAAGTCGATGTCCGCGAAGGTGGCGGTGGGCACGCCGCCACCCGTGTAGCTATTGGCGACGACCGCGGCGGTGAGCAGCTTGCCGCGCGAGTGCATGGCGGTGCCCAGCTGCTTCATCAGCGTGGCGTAGTTCTGCGCCGAGGTGCCCGGGTCCGGGTACTCCCAGTCGATGTCCACGCCGTCCAGGCCCGCCTGGGTGACGTAGTTGACCAGGTTGTTGACGAAGGTGTTGCGCGCGGTGGCGTTGGCGGCGAGCTGCTCGAAGGCCGAGTCATCGCCGTTGTTCCACCCGCCCACGGCGATGAGCACCTTGACGCCCTTGGCGTGCGCCGCGGTGACGAGCGACTTGAGCCGGCTGTCCCCGCTGCCCGGGCCCGTCAGGCCACCCTGGGCCGTGGGCACCACGAAGGAGTAGTTGACGTGGGTGAGCTTGTCGAACTGGATGTCCGCCACGTTGCCATTCCACGTGGGGAAGTAGCCAACCACGCGCGTGGCGAGCGCCGCCTGCCCCTGCGCGCCCAACGTCTCCTCCGCGCTGGCCTCCGGCTGTCCGGAGCACCCGAGCAGCGACGAGAGGAAGGCGAAGCCAACGGTGATCGTGCGGACGGGCAGGGACGGAAGGCGCAAGGACGTTCTCCGGATTCAGGGATGGGGGCTTCTACTGTTTTCCCTTGAATGGAGGCAATCCGGATTTTTCTCGGGTCAGTCTGTTTTGAATCTTTCGCACATGAAACGATTCAGCCTCCAGGCAAGGCATTGGAGCCGCCAATGCCTGTCAGGACAGACCGTCACGGCGGGGGAGGCGTGGGGGCGGGCGCCTCGGAGGGCGGCCTGGCGCTTCGCCGCGCGCCGAACAGGCCCATGACGACCACGTAGAAGACGGGCACGAAGAGGACCGCGAGCACCGTGGCGCTGATCATCCCGCCGAGCACGCCGGTGCCGATGGCCTGCTGGCTCGCGGCGCCCGCGCCCCGCGCGATGGCGAGCGGCACCACGCCCAGCGTGAAGGCCAGCGACGTCATGAGGATGGGCCGGAAGCGCAGCTGCGCGGCCTCCAGCGCCGCGTCCATCAGCGAGCGGCCCTGGGCCCGTAGATCCTTGGCGAACTCGATGATGAGGATGGCGTTCTTGGCCGACAGCCCGATGATCGTGATGAAGCCCACCTTGAAGTAGACGTCGTTGCTCATGCCGCGCAGCAGCACCGCCAGCACCGCGCCGAGCACGCCCAGCGGCACCACCAGCATCACCGAGATCGGGATGGACCAGCTCTCGTAGAGCGCCGCCAGGCACAGGAAGACGAACAGGAGCGACAGGGCGATGAGGATGGGCTCCTGCGCGCCCGACTGGAGTTCCTGCAGCGACTGGCCGGTCCAGTCGAAGCCAAAGCCCCGGGGCAGCTCGCCCGCCAGGCGCTCCATCTCCCGCAGGGCGTCACCGCTGGAGTAGCCCGGGGCCGCGTTGCCGCCGAGCCGCACCGAGGGATAGCCGTTGTAGCCGATGACCTGGGCCGGCGCGATGCGCCAGTTCACGCTCGCGAAGGCCGACAGCGGCGTCTGGGCCCCACTGGCACCGCGCACCGTGAGCGTCAGCAGGTCCTCGACGCGCGTGCGCCGCGCGCCCTCCGCCTGGACGATCACCCGCTGCATCCGCCCGGTGTTGGGGAAGTCGTTCACGTACGTCGAGCCCAGGTACGTGTTGAGCGTCTCGTTGATGTCCGCGAAGGTGATGCCCAGCGCGCTGGCCTTCTCGCGATCGATCCGCAGCTCCGCCTGGGCCGCGTTGGTCAGGCCCTCGAAGCGCACGTCCACGAGCACGGGGCTCTTCGCCGCGGCCGCCAGCAGCTGCTCCCGGGCCGAGGCGAGGGCCTCCTGTCCCAGCCCGCCCCGGTCCTCCAGGCGGAAGGCGAAGCCGCCCGTGTTGCCCAGGCCCTCGATGGGCGGCGGGGGCACGGCGAAGACGATGGCGTCGCGCAGCCCCCAGAGCGCCCCGTTGGCCCGCTGGGCGACCGCCGCCGCGGTGTCCTCCACCGCCCGCTCGGCCCAGGCCTTCAACGTCACGAAGGCCAGCGCCGCGTTCTGCCCCTGGCCGGAGAAGCTGAAGCCCTGGATGGAGAGGATGCGATCCACCGCCGGATCCTCCAGGAAGTTCTTCTCCACCTGGACGATCACGTCGAGCATGCGCGGGCTCGTGGCTTCCGGCGGCCCCTGCATGCCCACGATGAGGAAGCCCTGATCCTCGTCCGGGATGAAGGCCGAGGGCAGCCGGACGAACAGCCCGCCGAGCACCGCGAGCAGCACGACGTACAGCAGCATGAACCGGCCCGAGCGGCGCAGGCTCCGGCCCACCAGGCCGTGGTAGCCCCGCGCGGTGCGCTCGAAGCCGCGGTTGAACCACCCGAAGAAGCCCCGGCTCGCGTGCGCGTGGCCCGGGACGATCGGCTTGAGGAAGGTGGCGCACAAGGCCGGCGTCAACGACAGGGCGAGCAGCGCCGAGAACAGGATGGCCGCCACCATGGTCAGGGAGAACTGCTTGTAGATGATGCCCACCGAGCCCGGGAAGAAGGCCATGGGCACGAACACCGAGCTGAGCACGAGCGTGATGCCGATGACCGCGCCGGTGATCTGCTGCATGGCCTTCTGGGTGGCCTCGCGGGGGGGCAGGCCCTCCTCGCTCATGATGCGCTCGACGTTCTCGATCACCACGATGGCGTCGTCCACGAGGATGCCGATGGCCAGCACCATGGCGAACATGGTGAGCACGTTGATGGACAGGCCCGAGGCCCACATCACCGCGCACGTGCCCAACAGGGCGATGGGGACGATGAGCGTGGGGATGAGCGTGTAGCGGATGTTCTGCAGGAACAGCAGCATCACCAGGAAGACGAGTACCACCGCCTCGCCGAGCGTGTAGAGCACCTTGCGGATGGACACCTCCACGAAGGGGGCCGTGTCGAAGGGAATCTCGTACTCCACGCCCGCGGGGAAGAAGCGCGACAGCTCCTTCATCTTCGCGTGCACCTCGCGCGAGGTGGTGAGCGCGTTGCCCGTGGGCGACAACTGCACGCCGATGGCCGCGCTCGGCTGGCTGTTGAGCCGCGAGGAAATGGCGTACCCCTGGCCCCCCACCTCCACGCGCGCCACGTCCCGCAGGCGCACCGAGGAGCCATCCGCGTTGGCGCGCAGCACGATGGCGCCGAACTCGTCCGTGGACGTGAGCTGGCCCTTCACCAGGATGCTCGCCGCCACCTGCTGCGTGGCGGGGCCGGGCTGGTCACCCAGCGCGCCCGCGGCCACCTGGGCGTTCTGCCCCCGGATGGCGTTGGTGACGTCCTGGGTGGACAGGCCCAGCCCGAGCAGCTTGTTCGGGTCCAGCCAGATGCGCATGGCCCGCTCCGCGGAGAAGAGCTGCGCCCGGCCCACGCCGTCGATGCGGCGCAATTCGTTGAGCACGTTGCGCGAGGCGTAGTCCCCGAGCCCCCGCTCATCCACGGAGCCATCCGGCGAGCGCAGGGACACCATCAGCAGAAAGCCGCTGCCCGCCTCGTCCAGCTGGATGCCCTGCTGCGCCACGGCCCGCGGCAGCCGGGGCTCCACGCGCTTGACGCGGTTCTGCAGGTCCACCGCGGCGAGCGCGGGATCCGTCCCGGGCGCGAACGTCGCCGTGATGGAGATGGCGCCCGTCGACTCACTCGTCGACTCGAAGTACAGCAGCGAGCGCGTGCCGTTGAGCTCCTCCTCGATGATGCGCGTGACGCTCTGGTAGGTGTCCTCCGGGGTGGCGCCCGGGTAGTAGGTGGACAGGGTGATCTGCGGCGGCGCCACGCTCGGGTACTGCGAGACGGGCAGGTTCGGGATGGCGAACAGCCCCGCTACCATGATGAACAGCGCGATCACCCACGCGAAGATGGGCCTGTCGATGAAGAAACGCGGCATGGCGGGGCTCTAGCGATCCTGGGCCGGGAGGGTGGGGTTCCGGGCGGGGGGCGTCCACGCCACCGGCGTCACCGGGGCGCCCGGCGCGATCTTCTGGAAGCCCTCGACGATGATCCGCTCCCCGGGCTTCACCCCGTCCAGGAGCACGACCTGCTCCTGGGCGGTGCGCCCGAGGCGGACCGGCCGACGCTCGGTGGTGCCGTCCGGACGGACCACGAGGACATGGGCCTGATCCGCGGTGTCGCGCTGGATGGCCTGCTGGGGCACGAGCAGCGCGCCGTCCTGGATGCCCTGCTCGATCGAGCCCCGGACGTACATGCCCGGCAACAGCTCCTGATCCGGGTTGGGGAACTCGCCCCGCAGCGTCACCTGGCCGCTGCTCGGATCCACGCTCACGTCGGAGAACAGCAGCTTGCCGGGCTGGGCGTAGAGGGTGCCGTCATCGAGCAGCAGCCGGATGTCGGCCGGCGCCTCGCCGACCCCGGTGATCCGCCCCGCCTTGAGCGCCTGCCGCAGCCGGGCGAGATCCGCCACCGGCTGGGTGAAGTCCGCGTAGATGGGATCGAGCTGCTGGATGACCGCGAGCGCCGTGGGCCCCCCCACGTTCACCAGCGCGCCCTCCGTCACCAGGGCCCGTCCGATCCGGCCTCCGATGGGCGCGCGGATGGTGGTGTAGTCCAGGTTGATCTCCGCGCGGCGCACCGCCGCCCGGGCCGCCGCCACGTCCGCGGTGGCGCGCAGCCGCGCCGCGCGGAGGGCGTCGAACTGCTCCTGGGTGATGACCCCGTTGCCGATCAGGTTCTCGCCGCGCTCGGCCTGCTGGCGCGCCTCCTCGGCGCTCGCCTCGGCCTTGGCCAGCACCGCCCGGGCGCTGTCCCGCTCCACCTCGAACAGGGCCGAGTCCAGCTTGAACAGCACGTCCCCGGCCTTCACCGTGCCGCCCTGCTCGAACGCCCGCCGGACGATGATCCCCGACACGCGCGGGTGCACCTCGGCGATCCGGGTGGGCGCGATGCGGCCGGGCAGCTCCTCGCGCACGGGCACCCGCGTGGGCTGTACCGTGACGACGCCCACCTCCGTGGGGGGAGGCGCGGAGGCGGGCGCGGCAGCCTCCTTCTTGCCGCAGGCCAGCAGCCCCAGCAGGACCACGAGGGCGAACGACGGGACGGGCTTCAGGGTGCGGTGGGGAGGCATGAGGCGATCAGTGAGGCCCGGCGGCGGGCTGCTTGGGGGGCCGATGAGCTAACGGGCCGCCGGAGCCGGGTCAAGGTCCACCGTACCGGACGTCCCGCCGCCCCCCGCCTGACACCGGGTGGGGCAGGGGCGTCGTGTCTCAGGCCCGCAACGACGACGGGCGGGCCCCTGGGAAGGGACCCGCCCGTCAGGACGGCTTCACCTCGGGGCTCGCGCTAGGCGCGCACCTCGGGGGTGGACTCGGTGGAGGCCGCCTCGGTGGGCTGGGGCACCGTGCCCTCC includes:
- a CDS encoding efflux RND transporter permease subunit, which produces MPRFFIDRPIFAWVIALFIMVAGLFAIPNLPVSQYPSVAPPQITLSTYYPGATPEDTYQSVTRIIEEELNGTRSLLYFESTSESTGAISITATFAPGTDPALAAVDLQNRVKRVEPRLPRAVAQQGIQLDEAGSGFLLMVSLRSPDGSVDERGLGDYASRNVLNELRRIDGVGRAQLFSAERAMRIWLDPNKLLGLGLSTQDVTNAIRGQNAQVAAGALGDQPGPATQQVAASILVKGQLTSTDEFGAIVLRANADGSSVRLRDVARVEVGGQGYAISSRLNSQPSAAIGVQLSPTGNALTTSREVHAKMKELSRFFPAGVEYEIPFDTAPFVEVSIRKVLYTLGEAVVLVFLVMLLFLQNIRYTLIPTLIVPIALLGTCAVMWASGLSINVLTMFAMVLAIGILVDDAIVVIENVERIMSEEGLPPREATQKAMQQITGAVIGITLVLSSVFVPMAFFPGSVGIIYKQFSLTMVAAILFSALLALSLTPALCATFLKPIVPGHAHASRGFFGWFNRGFERTARGYHGLVGRSLRRSGRFMLLYVVLLAVLGGLFVRLPSAFIPDEDQGFLIVGMQGPPEATSPRMLDVIVQVEKNFLEDPAVDRILSIQGFSFSGQGQNAALAFVTLKAWAERAVEDTAAAVAQRANGALWGLRDAIVFAVPPPPIEGLGNTGGFAFRLEDRGGLGQEALASAREQLLAAAAKSPVLVDVRFEGLTNAAQAELRIDREKASALGITFADINETLNTYLGSTYVNDFPNTGRMQRVIVQAEGARRTRVEDLLTLTVRGASGAQTPLSAFASVNWRIAPAQVIGYNGYPSVRLGGNAAPGYSSGDALREMERLAGELPRGFGFDWTGQSLQELQSGAQEPILIALSLLFVFLCLAALYESWSIPISVMLVVPLGVLGAVLAVLLRGMSNDVYFKVGFITIIGLSAKNAILIIEFAKDLRAQGRSLMDAALEAAQLRFRPILMTSLAFTLGVVPLAIARGAGAASQQAIGTGVLGGMISATVLAVLFVPVFYVVVMGLFGARRSARPPSEAPAPTPPPP
- a CDS encoding efflux RND transporter periplasmic adaptor subunit, translated to MPPHRTLKPVPSFALVVLLGLLACGKKEAAAPASAPPPTEVGVVTVQPTRVPVREELPGRIAPTRIAEVHPRVSGIIVRRAFEQGGTVKAGDVLFKLDSALFEVERDSARAVLAKAEASAEEARQQAERGENLIGNGVITQEQFDALRAARLRATADVAAARAAVRRAEINLDYTTIRAPIGGRIGRALVTEGALVNVGGPTALAVIQQLDPIYADFTQPVADLARLRQALKAGRITGVGEAPADIRLLLDDGTLYAQPGKLLFSDVSVDPSSGQVTLRGEFPNPDQELLPGMYVRGSIEQGIQDGALLVPQQAIQRDTADQAHVLVVRPDGTTERRPVRLGRTAQEQVVLLDGVKPGERIIVEGFQKIAPGAPVTPVAWTPPARNPTLPAQDR